The Deltaproteobacteria bacterium genome contains the following window.
GGAACCTCTTAAAGAAGCAATACGGGGCCGGGAATGTATTTGATTTCAGCCTCGGTAATCCAAGCGTCGAGCCACCGGTTGAGTTTAAGGAAACGCTCCGCAAGATTGCAGGAGAGGATCTTCCCGGCATTCATGGATATATGTCAAATGCGGGATACCTGGAGACGAGAGAGGCTATTGCCGCGTCTGTCAGCAAAGAACACGGTATGTCTCTGAATGCCGATCACGTTATTGTAACCTGCGGCGCAGCAGGGGCGCTCAATGTGATTTGTAAGGATTTCCTTTAGCCGGGCGACGAGGTTCTTATTCCCACGCCATGTTTCCTGGAATACCGGTTTTATGTCGATAACGCAAACGGCGTTGCAACATTCGTAAAGACAAAAGCCGATTTTTCCCTCGATCTCAATGCGATACGAGATGCTCTTACGGAAAAGACAAAGATATTCCTCATCAATTCTCCCAATAATCCGACGGGGAAAGTGTACGATGAAGCATCGATACGAGGGCTTGCTGAACTTTTGGAAGAGAGGAGCAGGGCATACGGCAGGGATATTTACCTTGTATCAGACGAGCCCTACAGAGATATTGTCTATGACGGCGTCACGGTCCCGAGCTTATTGAAGGCCTATAGAAACAGCATGATTGCCACTTCCTATTCGAAAAGTCTTTCCCTTGCCGGTGAAAGGATTGGATATTTAGCGGTAAATCCGGGCATATCCGATTTTGAAGAGGTTATGAGCGGCCTGATTCTGTACAACAGGACTCTCGGTTTTGTCAATGCCCCTGCACTTATGCAGAGGGTAATAGCAAAGATACAGGGCGTGAAGATTAATGTGGGGGAATACTGGAGGAAGAGAGAGCTCCTCTGCGACGGCCTTTCATCCTTAGGTTATGAATTTTCAAGGCCGGATGGGAGCTTTTACCTCTTTCCCAGGACACCGATTGAAGATGATATTGAATTTGTCAGGGCGTTGCAGAAGAGGCGAATACTGACGGTTCCCGGCAGCGGTTTCGGAGGGCCGGGGTATTTCAGGATTGCATTTTGTGTTGATGATGCCACCATCATAAATTCAATGGAGGGTTTTGGAGAGACGTTTACGGAATACCGTTAGGTGATAATGCGAAAGTCCCGGAATTCTCCGGTATAGGTTTGCTCGCTCGCTTCGAGTTCATTGACAATAGCGTGCGGTGGTCCTTTTTTACACCATTCCAGCATTGACTGAACATTTGTATCTTCCCCTTCAAAGACGATTTCAACTCTGCCATCGGGAAGATTTCTTACCCATCCGGTTAGTTTTAAAGCCAGGGCGGTCTCTCTGGTATATGCCCGGAAGAAGACGCCCTGGACCCTCCCGGAAACGATAACGTGCATCCTATTCATTTCTTTACTTCTTGCCCAATGTCAATGACTTAAGAATGTTGTCTCTTTAAGTCCCCCTTCGTAAAGGGGGATTCAGGGGGATTTTTTTACGATGGTTCGTAAAATCTCCCCCAACCCCTCTTTAGAAAAGAGGGGAGTCAAAGTGCTTAAGTCAATGACATTGAATTCTTGCCAATTAGATTCAAAAATTCTTCCTCATCAAGGATCGTAACACCCGATGCTTTCGCTTTATCAAGTTTTGATCCGGGTGATTCACCGGCAACTAAGTAATCGGTATTATTAGTGACGGAATCAGTGGTTAAAGCCCCAAGGGATTCAACAATCCGCTTAGCTTCATTTCTTGTCAGTTTAGTCAGTGTTCCTGTAAAAACGAAGGATTTTCCAGAGAGGATTGCAGTTTCAGGCTGAACCATTTCCATGGGTTTGACCCCAGCCGCCCTGAATTTCTCGATTACTTTGATATTGGATGGCTCGCTGAAAAATCGGGTAATACTACCGGCTGCCTCGGGACCGATGTCTCTGATTGCCGTCAGGTCGTTTTCTGTTGCCTGGATGAGTCTGTCAAGCGTCATGAATGACCTGGCGAGGACTCTGGCCATATGCTCTCCTACATGCCTGATCCCCAGCGCAAAGAGAAATTTTTCAAGGGATGGTGATTTGGACCGTTCTATGGCGGCAAGGAGGTTGTTTACTGATTTTTCTGCCATCCTGTCAACGGTGAGCAATTGATCTTTCGTCA
Protein-coding sequences here:
- a CDS encoding acylphosphatase, translating into MNRMHVIVSGRVQGVFFRAYTRETALALKLTGWVRNLPDGRVEIVFEGEDTNVQSMLEWCKKGPPHAIVNELEASEQTYTGEFRDFRIIT